A window of Epinephelus fuscoguttatus linkage group LG24, E.fuscoguttatus.final_Chr_v1 contains these coding sequences:
- the LOC125885161 gene encoding SLIT and NTRK-like protein 1, with the protein MLLWIVLLNAALCVASGNVTRDVCKEQICSCNEIEGDLHIDCEKRSFTTLQHLTGPSSQFYHLLLHGNSLSRLFPNEFANFYNAVSLHLENNGLHDIVPGAFLGLQLVKRLHINNNKIRSFRKSTFLGLDDLEYLQADFNLLRDIDPAVFRDLNKLEVLILNDNLISALPINVFQHVPITHLDLRGNRIKTLPYEGILEQIPGIAEVLLEDNPWDCNCDLVSLKEWLENIPHNALIGRVICEAPTRLQGSDLNETSEADLCPSQSGGVDTSLVAPPTQEETSETAAHGPRPTPYKPNGDTSGPPTPGGHGPKSRSKSRENWQLKTKPTPVVTGVNGDREQLHNMTCPQPCNCKLVGSRQGLGVNCEGKKIESLANLKPKPFAAHELNMRDNNIHAVKKNQLLGYTSLNLLDLGGNNIKVIDNSTFQNQSELRWLYMDKNYLDTLIAEMFVGLVNLEYLSLEYNDIQLIVAGAFSPMPNLRVLFLNNNLLKSLPVDAFLGISLSKISLHNNYFPHLPVAGVLDQLNSIIQIDLHGNPWDCSCNIVPFKQWTEKLGADVIVSDLKCESPEEFWKRDFRYVRNDLMCPKLYDKVSPTPLSKNSTFTLDSGTRSNSYLEPNRVSISVLVPGLLLVFVTSAFTVVGMLVFILRNRKRSKRRDGNSSASEINSLQTVCDSSYWHSGPYHADGGAHRGFDCSTHLSTTNDA; encoded by the coding sequence ATGCTGCTTTGGATTGTTCTGCTGAATGCGGCTCTTTGTGTTGCTAGTGGAAATGTTACAAGGGACGTTTGTAAGGAGCAGATATGCTCTTGCAACGAGATCGAGGGAGATCTGCACATAGACTGCGAAAAAAGGAGCTTCACCACTCTGCAGCATTTGACTGGCCCGAGCTCGCAGTTTTACCACTTGCTGTTGCACGGGAATTCTCTATCCAGGCTATTTCCCAACGAGTTCGCCAACTTTTACAATGCTGTGAGCCTGCAtttggaaaacaatggtttGCACGACATTGTTCCCGGCGCCTTTCTGGGACTGCAGCTGGTGAAACGGCTGCACATCAATAACAATAAGATAAGATCATTCAGGAAGAGTACATTTCTGGGGTTAGACGACTTGGAATATCTCCAAGCTGATTTTAATCTATTGAGGGATATTGACCCCGCCGTTTTCAGGGACCTAAATAAACTTGAAGTGTTAATACTTAACGACAACCTCATCAGTGCGCTACCTATAAACGTGTTTCAACATGTGCCCATTACGCATCTCGATCTGCGGGGAAACCGAATCAAAACGTTGCCTTATGAGGGGATCCTTGAGCAAATACCGGGCATTGCAGAGGTTTTGTTGGAGGACAACCCGTGGGACTGTAACTGCGACCTGGTTTCTCTTAAGGAATGGCTGGAGAACATACCGCATAACGCGCTTATTGGGAGGGTGATATGCGAGGCTCCCACCAGGCTGCAAGGGAGCGACTTAAACGAGACGTCAGAGGCGGATCTGTGCCCTTCACAGAGCGGCGGTGTGGACACCAGCCTGGTCGCCCCTCCCACCCAGGAGGAGACCTCAGAGACCGCGGCCCATGGCCCGCGTCCCACGCCTTACAAGCCCAATGGAGACACCAGTGGGCCCCCGACGCCTGGCGGCCACGGACCCAAGAGTCGCTCCAAATCTCGTGAGAACTGGCAGCTGAAAACGAAGCCCACTCCAGTGGTGACAGGTGTGAACGGGGACAGAgagcagctgcacaacatgacGTGCCCCCAGCCGTGCAACTGCAAGCTGGTCGGCTCCAGACAGGGGCTGGGGGTCAACTGCGAGGGCAAAAAGATCGAGAGCTTAGCCAACCTCAAACCTAAGCCCTTTGCAGCGCACGAGCTGAACATGAGAGATAACAACATACACGCAGTGAAAAAGAACCAGCTGCTCGGCTACACCAGCCTCAACCTGCTTGATCTGGGTGGGAACAACATCAAGGTGATTGACAACAGCACTTTCCAAAACCAGAGCGAGCTCAGATGGCTGTATATGGATAAGAACTATCTGGATACGCTGATAGCAGAGATGTTTGTGGGCCTTGTGAATCTGGAATATCTCAGTTTGGAATACAACGACATCCAGCTGATAGTGGCAGGTGCGTTCAGCCCCATGCCAAACCTGAGGGTTCTGTTCCTCAATAACAACTTGCTGAAATCTTTACCAGTGGATGCTTTCCTTGGGATTTCTTTGTCCAAAATTAGTCTGCATAATAATTATTTCCCCCACCTCCCCGTGGCTGGAGTGTTAGACCAGCTCAATTCAATCATACAGATCGATTTGCACGGGAACCCGTGGGATTGCTCGTGCAACATCGTGCCCTTCAAGCAGTGGACGGAGAAACTCGGGGCCGATGTGATAGTGAGCGATCTCAAGTGTGAGTCCCCTGAAGAGTTTTGGAAGCGAGATTTCCGCTACGTCCGGAACGACCTCATGTGCCCCAAACTCTATGACAAAGTCTCCCCCACACCCCTGTCCAAAAACAGCACTTTCACCCTGGACTCGGGGACGCGCTCGAACTCTTATTTGGAGCCGAACAGGGTCTCCATCTCCGTGCTCGTCCCCGGGTTGCTGTTGGTGTTTGTCACGTCCGCTTTCACTGTCGTAGGAATGCTTGTCTTTATTTTGCGGAATCGAAAGAGATCAAAGCGGAGGGACGGGAACTCGTCCGCCTCGGAGATCAATTCCTTGCAGACAGTGTGTGACTCGTCTTATTGGCACAGCGGGCCTTACCACGCAGACGGGGGCGCGCACCGGGGCTTCGACTGCAGCACGCACCTCTCCACGACAAATGATGCGTAA